DNA from Alnus glutinosa chromosome 2, dhAlnGlut1.1, whole genome shotgun sequence:
TTACGAATAATTGTTCTCATTCTGTATTTCAAATTTACATTGGTGAATGAAGGATTGTTTTAAAAcagttttgagatgaaagttgtTAGCAGAAATGATATCCTTGAAATCAACAGTTTTAAGAAAAGCTTTAGTTATAAAAGACTTTTTAATTATAGTAAATTGCTTATTTGGTTTCCAATATTGGAAGCTACTACTTTTTTAAAGTAATGAAAATGGGAATGTGAAAACCCTtccacacgttgcctcaagagttatcaaGCATAGTGAAAGAGATAgaaataatttatgagaatgagaaatatttttttgtaaataggGCATGTGTGTGGGGTACATTAACAATGAAATAGTAGTTTAAgagggatatgtgtacttttctcatttttttaataaaatttgagtgAAATTAAATACTGAATGATAAGGATTAGGTTATATGATTAAAAGGTCCAATCTAACGACTGAAATTGAAATGCTTAAAAGGTTAGAGTTTGACAGTTGCAAGAATTGAACTGCTGAAGAAGTCATGGGAAAACGTTTGGAAGACGCAAAAGTGGAGCAAGCTAAGGACGTAAGGAAAACTTGTTAAAGGcattaaatgaaatggaagTAAAACCAACGACCAGGATTAAGTTAAATTTAACTGTATGGCTCAAAAGAGTGCGAAGAACACGTTGCTAATAAGATAGTTGAATgtgtctttgttttttgtttttttctaggCTATTAAATGCATGGTCCCAATTCGGCAGGTATATAAAGTCATATATGCTGAATAAATACATGGGCCATCATCTTACCTTATTTTCCATGATATTTTCATGGATGAGGACTGAGGAGTCATTTCAGGACTATGCTTGTATTGGCATAGGGGTGAGAAAGCGACAGGTTTACATCAACGACAAGGAGTTCTACTTGAATGTGAAACACTACATAAATAATTCGTCTCTCATCCCTCtacataaatgattaaataaaaattaagttaccCAAACATTTATCTGATCAAGTAGATTTTACAAATAATCTCTTTTAATCATctgttcgaattctctcaaattcaaataaataatttaaaaaaatcttgattTCAATTTACCACTTGttcacgaaaaaaaaaaaaaaaaaaaaaaaaaggaaagaaaaagaatgggcTGTTCCTTTGGGCAAAATCAGAaagttacatttttttattttttatatttttatatttttgcatttttgtttaatttttaacaaGGCATGGGACACATCTATTTTCTGGAGGTATTAAAATGGACTTCCGCCAATTTTTagacaaaaattaaacaaaaataccaTATTCAATTTTTGCTATAAGCTAAATAACATTTACGATACCTAATGCAATttaagtgaagaaaaaaaaaaagaagttgttaAATAACATGAGCATGCAtttaccttcttcttttttgccttATTTGGAAAAAAGGTATTTCAGTTTTGCGATACGCTCCGTATTCCGTTAGCTGGCAACCAATCACAAGATTGACATGAGGAGCAATTTAGTTTGAGAATTAATGTTGAATTATGGGGAAAAGGGATTCGTGGCGGAAAGGCAATCCCAAGACTTGTgggtcaatttttttaaaataagatcCCCTCACACACACGCAAACGACTTGACTTTAATTGAGACTTATAACACACGCAGACGACTCTTGACTTCAATAGAGTAAAGTAAAGCTTCCCAGTTCCCACTGCCCAAGTTTCATAGTAAGTGCACAAAACTTCTGTGCAGCCTATAAATTAAAGCTCCATCTCCTACCTTCACTTCCGAGCATATCTAAGACCAAATAGAAAAACAGTAGTACAACATTAATTATGGGATtacctctttctctcttcattttcaTGCGCTTCCCTATCGTGCTTTCATTGTTGCATCTTGTACTCacccattcttcttcttttatgcAACCCCGGTGCCATCACGATGACAGCTCTGCCTTGTTGCAATTCAAGGAAAGCCTTGTCATAGACAAGTCTCCTTATTGTGAAAAAAAGGTTGCGTCTTGGACagtagaaggaaacaaaagtgATTGCTGCTCATGGGATGGGGTGGAGTGCGATGAACACACTGGTCATGTAATTGGCCTCAACCTCAGTAGCAGCTGTCTATTTGGTTCTATTAACTCCAACAGTAGCCTTTTTCGCCTTGTTCACCTCCAAAGCCTTAGCCTTGCCGACAATGACTTTAACGGCTCTCATATCCCATCCCAGGTACGTGATCTTTCAAGGCTAATAGATCTCGATCTCCATTTGTCTAATTTTTCTGGTCAAATCCCGTCAGAAATTTCACAATTGTTGCACTTGTCATCCCTCGATTTGTCTAATAACTTTGATTTGGAACTCAAAAAGCCCAGCTTAAAAAGCCTAGTTGGAAATATGACCCGCCTACAAAAGCTTGATTTGAGTTATGTGAACATTAGCTCTACGGTGCctaatatttttgcaaatttgtcttctttaacgCACCTCGGTCTCAGCAGATGTGGTTTTTCTGGTCAAATCCCGTCAGAAATTTCACAATTGTCACACTTGTCATCCCTCGACCTGTCCTACAATTATATGTACGCTTTTGACCACTACATCACTTTGGAACTCAAAGAGCCCATCCTCAGAAGCCTAGTTGCAAATTTGACCAGCCTACAAAAGCTTGATTTGAGTTATGTGAACATTAGCTCTACGATGCCTAATATTTTGGcaaatttgtcttctttaacaTCCCTCACTCTTTCGGATTGTGGTTTGCACGGGGAATTTCCAAAAGACATCTTTAAGCTATCAAAGTTACGGCATCTTTATGTGGGATACAATGAAGGCCTCACCAATTATTTGCCTGACTTTACATGGAGTAGTCCGCTTGAGACATTGAATCTGGACTACACGAGTTTCTCAGGGGAGCTACCCGCTTCTATAGAAAACCTTGGCAACCTGATTGAGTTGAGCATGATTAATTGCAATTTCTCGGGGTTCATTCCATCTTCACTTGGTAACCTCACTAAACTCACATATCTTGACCTTTACAATAACACTTTTGTGGGCAATATTCCGCATTCACTTGGAAACCTTGTTCAACTATCTTCTTTAGACATTTCTTACAATCAATTGACAGGTCCAGTCCCTTTAATTCTTGGAAACCTTGTTCAACTATTTGAATTACACATTTCCCACAATCAATTGACAGGTCCAGTCCCTTTTGAGGTTTTAAACTTACCACAACTGTTGTTTGTTGATCTTAGCTATAATCTTTTGCACGGTGAAATGCATTTTGAGCTTATGAATGGAACCCGATTGGTCTTCCTTAAACTGAACAACAATCGGTTAAGTGGGCCCATACTTACTTTTGGGCCTACAACTCTACAATATCTTGAtctttctaacaattttttcacAAGCTTTGGTCAACATCCAACTTTTGTTCCATGGACTCATCTACAAGTTCTTGATCTCAGATCCAATTCACTCCAAGGATCACTTCCTATTCTGCCAATCAATACTtcacatttttatatttcaaacaACTCATTGACCGGAAATATACCAAAATTGTTTTGCAATCTGAGTTCTCTTGAAGTCCTTGATTTGGCTAGTAACAACTTAAGTGGTTCACTTCCTCGATGCTCGGGCAACTTCGGTGATTCTCTATTATTACTTGATTTGCAAAGGAACCAATTTGAAGGAAGCATTccaaaaaattggataaaaggAGGCCAATTGAAGATAATCAAGTTTAGTCAAAACAAATTTCAAGGGCGTTTGCCAAGAT
Protein-coding regions in this window:
- the LOC133861400 gene encoding receptor-like protein Cf-9 homolog, which encodes MGLPLSLFIFMRFPIVLSLLHLVLTHSSSFMQPRCHHDDSSALLQFKESLVIDKSPYCEKKVASWTVEGNKSDCCSWDGVECDEHTGHVIGLNLSSSCLFGSINSNSSLFRLVHLQSLSLADNDFNGSHIPSQVRDLSRLIDLDLHLSNFSGQIPSEISQLLHLSSLDLSNNFDLELKKPSLKSLVGNMTRLQKLDLSYVNISSTVPNIFANLSSLTHLGLSRCGFSGQIPSEISQLSHLSSLDLSYNYMYAFDHYITLELKEPILRSLVANLTSLQKLDLSYVNISSTMPNILANLSSLTSLTLSDCGLHGEFPKDIFKLSKLRHLYVGYNEGLTNYLPDFTWSSPLETLNLDYTSFSGELPASIENLGNLIELSMINCNFSGFIPSSLGNLTKLTYLDLYNNTFVGNIPHSLGNLVQLSSLDISYNQLTGPVPLILGNLVQLFELHISHNQLTGPVPFEVLNLPQLLFVDLSYNLLHGEMHFELMNGTRLVFLKLNNNRLSGPILTFGPTTLQYLDLSNNFFTSFGQHPTFVPWTHLQVLDLRSNSLQGSLPILPINTSHFYISNNSLTGNIPKLFCNLSSLEVLDLASNNLSGSLPRCSGNFGDSLLLLDLQRNQFEGSIPKNWIKGGQLKIIKFSQNKFQGRLPRSLIKCTMLKVLDLSDNQFDGRFPFWLGYLPNLEVLILRSNKFNGSMGTVQTYFKFPKMQIFDISNNDFMGMLPLRLFENWKARQFENVDSLPYIYEDPYFILHTGDAYYQYSYIYTYSMILANKGKNMFYEKVFKLLMVIDFSSNKFVGEIPKFIENLKGIQLLNLSNNCLTGHIPPSLGNLIELEALDLSQNKLSGDIPQQLTQLTFLEFFNVSHNNLTGPIPQGKQFGTFENNSFEGNLGLCGKPLTKTCGNSDEPTSHPSIFEESQNSEILFEFGWKIVVIGYGFGFVVGVIIGSIVIARKHDWLMKTFRIRPLSRRRR